The genomic DNA CTCGGTGTTGAGCAGCGTCACGAACTCCGGGTTGCGACGGTAGTAGCCGAGCACGAAGCGGATCAGCGCCGTGAGCGACTCGACCGGGCGTGTCGCATCGATGTCGATCGCGGCCTCGGCATCGTCCATGCGCCGGTAGATGCCCTCGAGCACCGCGATGAACAGGCCTTCCTTGCTGCCGAAGTAGTAGTAGATCATGCGGTCGTACGACTTGGCCGCCTTCGAGATCTTCTCGACGCTGCCGCCGTCGTAGCCGTACCTGGCGAACACCTTGGTGGCCGCGCGCAGGATGCTGTCGCGCGTGGCCTGCGCGGCCGCCTCGCGCACGCCCGTGCGGCGCGTGGGCTTGGCGGTCGCTTTACGTTCCATCAGAGCTGTCTCGAAAGATCACGAAGAAGGCGGCCGCCGCCGGGCCGCCCCAAGGCGAGCCGCGCCTCCCCCTCGGGGGGTGGCGAAGCACACGAAGTGGCAAGCCGGGGGCTGTCATTTCTCGGCGAAGGCGCGTTCGATCACGAAATCGCCGGGCGTTGACGTGTTCCCTTCCTTGAAGCCGCGCGCCTCCAGGATGTGCTTGAGGTCGACCAGGAGGCCCGGGCTGCCGCACAGCATCACGCGGTCTTCGGCGGCGTTGAGCGGCGGCAGGCCGAGGTCGTCGGTGAGCTTGTTGGTCTCGATCAGCTCGGTGATGCGGCCCATGTTGCGGAACTCCTCGCGCGTCACGGTCGGGTAGTAGAGCAACTGCTTCTCGATCATCTCGCCCAGGAATTCATGCCGGGGCAGGTGGTCCGTCACCAGGTCGTGGTAGGCCAGCTCGTCGATCTGGCGCACGCCGTGCACCAGGACGACCTGCTCGAACTTCTCGTAGGTGTCGGGGTCGCGGATGATGCTCATGAAGGGTGCCAGGCCGGTGCCGGTGCCGAACAGGTACAGGCGCTTGCCCGGCAGCGTGTAGTCGATCAGCAGCGTGCCGGTGGGCTTGCGGCCCACGATGACCGTGTCGCCGACCTGGATGTGCTGCAGCCGCGAAGTGAGCGGGCCTTCCTCGACCTTGATGCTGAGGAACTCCAGGTGCTCTTCGTAGTTGGGGCTCACGATGCTGTAGGCGCGCAACAGGGGCTTGTTGTTGACCTTGAGGCCGATCATCGTGAAATGGCCGTTGGAGAAGCGCAGCGCCGGG from Variovorax sp. PBL-E5 includes the following:
- a CDS encoding ferredoxin--NADP reductase translates to MSAFSEERVLSVHHWTDRLFTFTTTRDPALRFSNGHFTMIGLKVNNKPLLRAYSIVSPNYEEHLEFLSIKVEEGPLTSRLQHIQVGDTVIVGRKPTGTLLIDYTLPGKRLYLFGTGTGLAPFMSIIRDPDTYEKFEQVVLVHGVRQIDELAYHDLVTDHLPRHEFLGEMIEKQLLYYPTVTREEFRNMGRITELIETNKLTDDLGLPPLNAAEDRVMLCGSPGLLVDLKHILEARGFKEGNTSTPGDFVIERAFAEK